The genomic segment TATTGTAATGTATTTTAAAGCAAAACAGGTTAAGGAAAAATCATGATTCAAGAGCCTTTTGCATCAGGAAATTCCTTTTTACACAAAACAGACCCAAGAATTAAGGTTTTTTTTGCAGCATTATTTTCATGTATGACTGCCCTGCTTAATCAATTTTCTTCATTAACAGCATGTCTTGGATTATCTCTTGTACTTGTTTTTATGGCAAGACTGAATTTTAAAATGCTTATCAGGCGGCTGGCTGTTATATGGGGTTTTCTGCTTTTGCTCTGGGCTGTACTGCCCCTGAGCTTTGAGGGCCGGGTAATTTACCAGTTAGGACCTCTTAAATTTACACTGCCTGGAATCATAGCTGCTGCAAAAATCACTATTAAATCCAATGCCATATTATTAGCCTTTATTGCTCTTGTCAGCACAATGAATTTTACTGTACTGGGATATGTATTAAATTATTTTAAAATCCCTGAAAAACTTGTTCATCTTCTGCTTCTTACCTACAGGTATATATTTGTAATTGAACAGGAATATCAGCGTCTTGTAAGGTCTGCAAAAATAAGGGCTTTTAAACCAAAAACTGATCTGCATACATATAAAACCTATGCCTATCTTGCAGGAATGCTCTTTGTAAAGGCTTCTGCAAGAGCAGACAGGGTATATCAGGCCATGAAATGCCGGGGTTTTAAAGGCAGATTTTACTGTCTTCAGGAATTTTCAGTCTCAGAACATGACCGGGCATGGTTTTTATTTATGACTGCCTGTTTATCAATCATCTTTTTTTTGGAATTATAGGAAATATTAATGAGTTCCAGACAGGCTTTAATTGATCTTAAAGGAGTATCTTTTGGCTATCCAGGCAGCAAACTGATTTTAGACAAGCTTGACCTGACGCTTAATTCAGGAGACCGCATAGGTCTGCTTGGCCCCAATGGAAGCGGAAAAACCACATTGTTTCATATCATAATGGGTCTTCTTAAACCAATAGAAGGTAAAATTGAAATCTTAGGAAAACCTGCTCAAACCCAGAAGGATTTCAGGGAAGTATATAAAAAAGTAGGGCTTTTATTCCAGGATGCAGATGATCAATTATTCAGCCCCACAGTTCTTGAAGATGTGGCTTTCGGTCCTCTTAACCTGGGTAAATCAAAACAGGATGCTGTTAGAATAGCTGAAAAAACCCTTGATTATCTTGGACTTTCAGGCTTTGAACACAGGATCACCCACAAACTTTCAGGCGGGGAAAAACGTCTGGTGTCCCTGGCTGCTGTTTTAGCTATGGAACCAGAGGTACTGCTCATGGATGAACCCAGTACAGGCCTGGATGATCCGACAAAAAGAAAATTAACAGAAGTACTCAACCATCTTGATTTATCTTATATACTTATTTCCCATGAAAGCGAATTCATGGCCGGCATTACCCATTCCATGTATATGATGGAAAATGGAAAAATCAGAACAGATATAGATATGCGTTATTATATCCATGCACATCCCCATACCTGCCACCAGCATTTTTAAAAACTTTAAAGTCCTAAAAATGTTCTTATTGCAATCAAAGGTTTTCTTAAAATCTGCATTATCATAAATGTTGACTTTCCTATTATTTTTGCTGTTCCTTTCTGCCCGGTGCGGACATCAGGAGGGTTACCAACCCATATGGCTTCTGCCAGTACTGATGGAATCTGTTCTTCTGAAATCTGTACCTCAAAACCTATTCGTGTAATAATAGCAGGATAGCTTTTAAGAGGAGCGCTGTCAAGCCGGATTGAAACCCTGGCTCCTTTTGCAAGAAATCCAATATCACTGGCAGGAACCATAATACGGAGTTTGGTCTGGGAAGGATCTGCCACACTCATAACTGCCTGGCCTGTCTGAAGACTGGAGCCAATGAGTGCATCAGGGTCATCAAGAACTATAACACCAGGCCTGGCATTTTTCACATCTGCCCTTGCCCTTTGATTTGCAAAAAAACGTGCATCAGATTCAGCCCTTTCAACCTCAAGTCTTTGAACAGGCAGTTCAGCCCGGGCATCAGGATCCCTGTGTGCAGCACCTTCCAGCTTTGCAAATTTTGCCCTGGCTGCTGCAACATTTCGATAGGCTTCATCAAGACGCTTATCCAGGACACGGGAGTCATAACGGAATAAAATATCATCTTTTTCAACCCATTGCCCAGGTCTGACAAAAAGCTCTTTTAATATACCGTCCATAGGTGCAAATATATAGTATGGACGATCAGGAGAAATCCTTGCAGGAGCAGTAACACTTGAAGTAACGGGCATTGCAAGAAATATAATCAGGATTATAAAAGCTGCGATACGGGTAAAACGTTTTTTTGATCTGGTTTCAACACGGGGTCTCATAAGACCGTGTCCCAGGAAAAGCGCTGCATGCTGCAGCAGATCTATGTCTTGTTTTTCCCAGGGATGTCCATGCCATCTTTCCAGCCAGAGAGCATGTTGAGGCTGGATGCTGTCATCATGGCTTAACCATAGAGGCAGCCATAAAATACGGGTGCCTCCCATTGCCTGCTGTATCTGCCAGAGATGCGGCGATGATTCTTTTGCATTTTCAGGTATTCTTGGTACAATGGCTGTTTTCTGACTGTTTTTATATCTTTGAAGCACTGCTTCAACTGCATCTGCAAAAGAGCTGTCCTGGGCAGCAGGTCCTCCGCCTGTAACTGCAATAATAGGATTTTTTCCATGCAGTTTAACAAGTACTGCCCTGTCAACCCTGACCATTTCAG from the Desulfonema limicola genome contains:
- the cbiQ gene encoding cobalt ECF transporter T component CbiQ, with amino-acid sequence MIQEPFASGNSFLHKTDPRIKVFFAALFSCMTALLNQFSSLTACLGLSLVLVFMARLNFKMLIRRLAVIWGFLLLLWAVLPLSFEGRVIYQLGPLKFTLPGIIAAAKITIKSNAILLAFIALVSTMNFTVLGYVLNYFKIPEKLVHLLLLTYRYIFVIEQEYQRLVRSAKIRAFKPKTDLHTYKTYAYLAGMLFVKASARADRVYQAMKCRGFKGRFYCLQEFSVSEHDRAWFLFMTACLSIIFFLEL
- a CDS encoding energy-coupling factor ABC transporter ATP-binding protein, which codes for MSSRQALIDLKGVSFGYPGSKLILDKLDLTLNSGDRIGLLGPNGSGKTTLFHIIMGLLKPIEGKIEILGKPAQTQKDFREVYKKVGLLFQDADDQLFSPTVLEDVAFGPLNLGKSKQDAVRIAEKTLDYLGLSGFEHRITHKLSGGEKRLVSLAAVLAMEPEVLLMDEPSTGLDDPTKRKLTEVLNHLDLSYILISHESEFMAGITHSMYMMENGKIRTDIDMRYYIHAHPHTCHQHF
- a CDS encoding efflux RND transporter periplasmic adaptor subunit is translated as MSSKEPESIVQGGGTRSPVSGTQPPDPRQVVLARFIRFCSSVFSTPLPQEAAALTVNRISEMVRVDRAVLVKLHGKNPIIAVTGGGPAAQDSSFADAVEAVLQRYKNSQKTAIVPRIPENAKESSPHLWQIQQAMGGTRILWLPLWLSHDDSIQPQHALWLERWHGHPWEKQDIDLLQHAALFLGHGLMRPRVETRSKKRFTRIAAFIILIIFLAMPVTSSVTAPARISPDRPYYIFAPMDGILKELFVRPGQWVEKDDILFRYDSRVLDKRLDEAYRNVAAARAKFAKLEGAAHRDPDARAELPVQRLEVERAESDARFFANQRARADVKNARPGVIVLDDPDALIGSSLQTGQAVMSVADPSQTKLRIMVPASDIGFLAKGARVSIRLDSAPLKSYPAIITRIGFEVQISEEQIPSVLAEAIWVGNPPDVRTGQKGTAKIIGKSTFMIMQILRKPLIAIRTFLGL